The Salvia splendens isolate huo1 chromosome 21, SspV2, whole genome shotgun sequence genome includes a window with the following:
- the LOC121785537 gene encoding cytochrome P450 71A8-like — MQNTLSTFLLTQQKQMAETLLNPFAFQALISIILLITITKWLSKSTKSKNSPPSPPRLPILGHLHRLSLLPHHDLQSMARNHGPVMLIHFGSVPTLIASSAAAAAEIMKTHDLAFADRPDSSLFRRLLYDNKDVSVSPYGEYWRQLKSICVVQLLSNKRVQSFHSVRAEETEILIGKIGGKAECVDLSRMFTQLTNDVVCRSAIGRKYGDGGDGERFLSILREFLEVLSTISIGDFVPSLSWIGRFNGLDKRVDRVANEIDEFLESVIRERLDNPAERVVAGENFLDILLDIYRNNSGGVSIDRDSIKAIILDVFAAGTDTTATVLEWAMSELLRRPVILKRLQTEVREVAEDSHNITENDIERMHFLKAVMKETLRLHTPIPLLVPRVAREDVKIMGYDVAKGTMVMTNAWAIGRDPSSWDEPESFNPDRFLNSSVDYKGVDFELIPFGAGRRGCPGTAFAMATNEFVLANLVHRFDWKLPNNCGELDMSERPGVAIRRRVPLVAVAVQC; from the exons ATGCAGAACACCTTATCTACATTTCTTCTCACACAACAGAAACAAATGGCTGAAACTCTTCTAAATCCCTTTGCATTCCAAGCTCTCATTTCCATAATCCTTCTCATCACCATCACAAAATGGCTCTCAAAATCCACAAAAAGCAAAAATTCGCCACCATCTCCGCCGCGGCTACCGAtactcggccacctccaccgcctcagCTTACTGCCTCACCACGATCTCCAATCCATGGCCAGGAACCACGGCCCGGTCATGCTCATCCACTTCGGCAGCGTGCCGACGCTGATCGCCTCTtcggccgccgccgccgcggaGATCATGAAGACGCACGACCTCGCCTTCGCCGATCGGCCGGATTCGAGCCTCTTCCGCCGGCTCCTCTACGACAACAAGGACGTGTCGGTGTCGCCGTACGGCGAGTACTGGCGGCAGCTGAAGAGCATCTGCGTAGTGCAGCTGCTGAGCAACAAAAGAGTCCAATCGTTCCATTCCGTTAGGGCGGAGGAGACGGAGATTTTGATCGGTAAAATTGGGGGAAAGGCGGAGTGCGTCGATTTGAGCCGGATGTTCACTCAATTGACGAACGATGTGGTCTGCAGATCCGCAATCGGAAGGAAGTACGGCGACGGTGGAGACGGAGAGAGATTTCTCTCGATTTTGAGAGAATTTTTGGAGGTTTTGTCGACGATTAGCATCGGAGATTTCGTGCCGAGCCTGTCGTGGATCGGGAGATTCAACGGTCTCGATAAACGAGTAGACCGAGTTGCTAATGAGATTGACGAATTTCTCGAGAGTGTGATTCGTGAGCGGCTTGATAATCCGGCGGAGAGGGTGGTGGCCGGAGAGAATTTTCTCGATATTTTGCTCGATATTTATCGGAATAATTCCGGTGGTGTGTCCATTGACAGGGACAGtattaaagcaataatattG GATGTATTTGCAGCTGGAACAGACACCACCGCGACCGTGCTCGAATGGGCGATGTCGGAACTCTTGCGACGTCCAGTCATCCTCAAAAGGCTTCAAACTGAAGTGAGAGAAGTGGCGGAAGACAGCCACAACATAACAGAAAACGACATAGAAAGAATGCATTTTCTGAAAGCTGTGATGAAGGAAACTCTGCGTCTCCACACTCCAATTCCACTGCTTGTTCCTCGAGTCGCAAGAGAGGACGTGAAGATCATGGGCTACGACGTTGCGAAAGGAACAATGGTGATGACAAATGCTTGGGCCATCGGAAGAGATCCATCCTCTTGGGATGAACCAGAGAGTTTCAATCCTGATAGATTCTTGAATTCTTCTGTGGATTATAAGGGTGTGGATTTCGAGTTGATCCCGTTCGGAGCTGGAAGGAGAGGGTGCCCTGGGACTGCGTTCGCCATGGCTACGAACGAGTTCGTGTTGGCGAATCTTGTGCATAGATTCGACTGGAAATTGCCGAACAATTGTGGAGAATTGGACATGTCGGAACGGCCGGGGGTTGCGATTCGGAGACGCGTTCCTCTTGTCGCTGTAGCCGTTCAATGTTAA
- the LOC121783714 gene encoding cytochrome P450 71A6-like, with amino-acid sequence MVAFHELTVPLFSFILLILFLKRRRSTAGKIFPPSPRKLPIIGNLHQLGKSPHRSLLTLSKRHGELMLLHLGSKPVLVASSAAAAREIMKNQDLIFSNRPKLSAPDRLTYGSRDVAFSPYGEYWRHVRSICVLQLLSNRRVQSFRRVREEETSLMIERIARSPAGAAVNLSEELVATTNDVICRVALGRKYGGGGEERRFKKFLSEFVELLGASPVGDLVTWLAWVDRVGGLDAKVERVARLFDEFLEHVVREHREVEKSGRVDDEELDFVDILLQFQRENEKTSPVEDETIKALILDMFAGGTDTTVSSMEWTMAELIRNPRTMKVLQNEVREVARNKVEVDEEDLEKMPYLKAVMKESLRLHSPVPLLVPRESTEDTKVLGCDVASGTRVMVNAWAISRDPSLWENPEEFCPERFLDTSIDYKGLHFEFIPFGAGRRGCPAVAFAMSVNELAIAKLVHKFNFGLANGGRGEDLDMSETIGIAVHKKLPLLVVV; translated from the exons atggtGGCTTTCCACGAGCTAACAGTTCCTCTCTTTTCCTTCATTCTGCTCATCCTCTTCCTCAAGAGGCGGCGCTCCACCGCCGGAAAAATATTTCCGCCGTCTCCAAGAAAGCTTCCGATAATCGGAAACCTCCACCAGCTCGGAAAATCCCCGCACCGCTCCCTCCTTACACTCTCAAAGCGCCACGGCGAGCTCATGCTGCTCCACCTCGGCAGCAAGCCGGTCCTGGTGGCCTCCTCCGCGGCTGCAGCCCGCGAGATAATGAAAAACCAAGACCTCATCTTCTCAAACCGGCCCAAGCTAAGCGCCCCGGACCGCCTCACCTATGGCTCCCGGGACGTGGCCTTCTCCCCCTACGGCGAATACTGGCGCCACGTGCGGAGCATCTGCGTCCTGCAGCTGCTCAGCAACAGGCGGGTCCAGTCCTTTCGCCGCGTCAGGGAGGAGGAGACGTCCCTCATGATCGAGAGGATCGCGAGGTCGCCGGCAGGGGCGGCGGTGAACCTGAGCGAGGAGCTGGTGGCGACGACGAACGACGTGATATGTAGGGTGGCGCTGGGGAGGAAGTACGGTGGCGGAGGGGAGGAGAGGAGGTTTAAGAAGTTTCTGAGTGAGTTTGTGGAGCTGCTGGGAGCCTCGCCGGTGGGGGATTTGGTGACGTGGCTGGCGTGGGTGGATCGGGTAGGGGGGTTGGATGCGAAAGTGGAGAGGGTTGCGAGGCTGTTTGATGAATTCTTGGAGCATGTGGTGAGAGAGCATAGAGAGGTGGAGAAATCAGGGAGAGTTGATGATGAAGAATTGGATTTTGTTGACATATTGCTGCAGTTTCAGAGGGAGAATGAGAAAACATCACCTGTTGAAGATGAAACAATCAAAGCTCTCATCCTG GATATGTTTGCTGGTGGAACTGATACGACGGTTTCTTCTATGGAGTGGACGATGGCCGAGCTTATAAGAAATCCAAGAACCATGAAAGTATTGCAAAATGAAGTGAGAGAAGTAGCTAGAAACAAGGTAGAAGTGGACGAGGAGGACTTAGAGAAAATGCCATATTTGAAAGCCGTAATGAAAGAGAGTCTTAGGCTTCATTCGCCGGTCCCATTATTAGTCCCTCGAGAATCAACAGAGGACACTAAGGTGCTAGGCTGCGACGTCGCATCAGGCACCCGTGTCATGGTCAACGCTTGGGCGATTAGTAGGGACCCGTCGTTGTGGGAGAATCCCGAAGAATTTTGTCCAGAAAGGTTCCTTGACACGAGCATCGATTATAAAGGGCTTCATTTTGAGTTCATACCATTCGGAGCTGGCCGGAGGGGCTGCCCGGCCGTGGCGTTTGCGATGTCCGTTAATGAACTGGCAATAGCCAAACTGGTGCACAAGTTCAACTTTGGATTGGCTAATGGAGGGAGAGGAGAGGATTTGGATATGAGTGAAACCATTGGAATTGCAGTCCATAAAAAGCTTCCTTTACTTGTTGTAGTGTAA
- the LOC121785412 gene encoding cytochrome P450 71A6-like: protein MVSLSLLSIALLTTPLFLFFFLRRWRRRHAPTSRRNPPPSPPKLPVLGNLHQMGPFPHRALHSFSHRYGPLMLLHFGRVPVLVASSAEAAREIMKTQDLTFSNRPRLNIPGRLLYNYKDVAFAPYGEYWRRTRSICVLQLLSAKRVQSYRRLREEETSLMVENIARLGSSSAVVNLSDALMSLTNDIICRVALGKKHGGGRNFRELLAEFEELIGVSPLWEYVPWLNWTRRFDSLDRRIDRVTNAFDEFLEIVIQEHRNREEREDIDDGGFDFVDILLKFQRDNQHSSPVEDDAIKAVILNMFVAGTDTSATTIEWTMVELIRNPRTMKTLQNEVRKVVESKGIIEEDDIEKMPYLKAVIKESLRLHLPVPLLIPRESTHDTKVQGYDVASGTRVLINAWAISRDPCLWEKPEEFYAERFLDTSIDYKGLNFELIPFGAGRRGCPGITFAVAIVELAIAKLVHKFDFGLPDELIEKGLDMNETSGLTIRKKNPLLVIATPHTSG from the exons ATGGTGTCTCTCTCACTCTTATCCATTGCGCTTCTCACCACAcctctcttcctcttcttcttcctccgcAGATGGCGCCGCCGTCACGCCCCAACATCCCGGAGAAACCCGCCGCCGTCCCCGCCCAAGCTTCCGGTGCTCGGAAACCTCCACCAGATGGGCCCATTCCCCCACAGAGCGCTCCACTCATTCTCCCACCGCTACGGCCCGCTCATGCTCCTCCACTTCGGCCGCGTGCCCGTCCTTGTAGCCTCCTCGGCCGAGGCAGCGCGTGAGATCATGAAAACACAGGACCTGACCTTCTCGAACCGGCCCAGGTTAAACATCCCGGGAAGGCTCCTCTACAACTATAAAGACGTGGCGTTTGCTCCCTACGGCGAGTATTGGCGCCGGACCCGCAGCATCTGCGTGCTCCAGCTGCTCAGCGCCAAAAGGGTTCAGTCCTACCGCCGCCTCAGAGAGGAGGAGACGTCGCTCATGGTCGAGAACATTGCGCGGCTCGGATCTTCATCGGCGGTTGTCAACTTGAGCGATGCGTTGATGTCGTTGACGAATGATATAATTTGTAG GGTAGCGTTAGGGAAGAAGCACGGCGGAGGAAGAAATTTCAGGGAACTTTTAGCGGAGTTTGAGGAGTTGATAGGTGTGTCTCCTCTGTGGGAGTACGTACCATGGTTGAATTGGACTAGACGGTTCGATAGTTTGGACCGAAGAATCGACAGAGTTACTAATGCGTTTGATGAGTTTTTGGAGATTGTGATTCAAGAACACAGAAATCGAGAGGAGAGAGAGGATATCGATGATGGTGGATTTGATTTTGTGGACATATTACTGAAATTTCAAAGAGACAATCAACATAGCTCTCCTGTTGAAGATGATGCTATCAAAGCTGTTATCTTG AACATGTTTGTTGCTGGAACCGATACATCAGCAACAACTATAGAGTGGACAATGGTGGAGCTGATACGGAATCCAAGAACCATGAAAACTCTGCAAAACGAAGTAAGAAAGGTTGTCGAAAGCAAGGGGATAATAGAAGAGGACGACATAGAAAAAATGCCTTATCTAAAAGCGGTGATCAAGGAGAGTCTAAGGCTGCATTTACCCGTCCCATTACTAATCCCTCGAGAATCAACTCACGACACAAAAGTACAAGGCTACGACGTTGCATCTGGCACGCGTGTACTTATCAATGCTTGGGCAATTTCTAGGGATCCGTGCCTATGGGAAAAACCTGAAGAATTTTATGCGGAGAGGTTCCTTGATACGAGCATAGACTACAAAGGTCTGAATTTTGAGTTGATCCCGTTTGGAGCTGGCCGGAGGGGCTGTCCCGGGATTACTTTTGCAGTGGCTATTGTTGAGCTTGCTATTGCCAAGTTGGTGCACAAGTTCGACTTCGGATTGCCCGATGAATTGATTGAAAAGGGGTTGGATATGAATGAAACTAGTGGATTAACAATCCGGAAAAAAAATCCTTTGCTTGTAATAGCCACTCCACATACTAGTGGGTGA